A single genomic interval of Antarcticibacterium arcticum harbors:
- a CDS encoding trypsin-like peptidase domain-containing protein, with the protein MKKFSQLVIVSMLGGALTLGSYKMLMEEEPAFLNDLPIETKAANILPVSYENIYGTNADFTEAAEKTVHGVVHVKNVAVFKQPTTIWEYYSRGGTAGKALRGAGSGVIITPDGYIVTNNHVIEGASEIEVTLNNNQTYKAELIGSDPRADIALIKVDAKDLQYLPFGNSNNVKLGEWVLAVGNPFNLTSTVTAGIISAKARDLGITDGTPQSFIQTDAAINPGNSGGALVNINGELIGINTAISSQTGSYVGYGFAVPSNNARKIVEDIMEFGNVQQGILGIRGQDVNTAISSQLDLPVSQGVVVSDVDSGSGAALAGIKPKDVIRQIDNIEVRRMADLTGYIGSKRPGDVVKVKILRNGNERDLNVKITKYETFAITPIGLEVTNASPEDLKQYNISQGVKISRALKGDKQSQALIGIIITRIDNQVVANISEVQKIMNSKDPSEPISVTFMNREGQEQTYIWR; encoded by the coding sequence ATGAAAAAATTCTCTCAACTAGTTATTGTTTCAATGCTTGGTGGAGCCTTAACCCTTGGCTCCTATAAAATGTTAATGGAAGAAGAGCCGGCTTTCTTAAATGATCTTCCAATAGAAACGAAAGCCGCTAATATCCTTCCTGTCTCTTATGAAAACATTTACGGTACGAATGCCGATTTCACAGAAGCAGCAGAAAAAACGGTGCATGGCGTGGTTCACGTGAAGAATGTAGCGGTATTTAAACAACCCACAACGATTTGGGAATACTATTCGCGCGGAGGAACGGCGGGTAAAGCACTTCGGGGCGCGGGATCTGGAGTGATCATTACTCCAGACGGTTATATAGTTACAAATAATCATGTAATTGAAGGTGCCAGTGAGATTGAAGTGACCCTTAATAACAATCAAACCTACAAGGCTGAATTGATAGGATCTGATCCCCGGGCAGATATTGCCTTAATTAAAGTAGATGCAAAGGACCTCCAATACCTTCCTTTTGGAAATTCCAATAATGTGAAGTTGGGAGAATGGGTGCTGGCAGTGGGTAATCCTTTTAATCTTACCTCTACTGTTACTGCTGGTATTATAAGTGCAAAAGCACGGGACCTGGGAATTACCGATGGCACACCCCAATCTTTTATCCAGACAGATGCCGCAATTAATCCTGGAAATAGCGGCGGCGCCCTGGTAAATATTAATGGGGAGCTTATAGGAATAAATACGGCAATTTCTTCACAAACCGGAAGCTATGTAGGCTATGGTTTTGCTGTTCCATCTAATAATGCCCGTAAAATTGTGGAGGATATTATGGAGTTTGGAAATGTACAGCAGGGAATTCTTGGAATACGCGGGCAGGATGTGAATACCGCAATCTCCAGCCAACTTGACCTCCCCGTCTCACAGGGTGTGGTGGTGAGCGATGTTGACTCAGGTAGCGGAGCTGCCCTGGCAGGCATAAAACCTAAGGATGTAATAAGACAAATAGACAACATTGAAGTGCGCAGAATGGCAGACCTTACCGGATATATTGGATCGAAAAGACCCGGTGATGTAGTAAAAGTAAAAATTCTACGTAATGGTAATGAAAGAGATCTTAATGTGAAGATCACGAAATATGAAACCTTTGCTATTACCCCAATTGGCCTTGAGGTTACTAATGCCTCTCCTGAAGACCTAAAGCAATATAATATATCACAGGGTGTAAAAATAAGCAGGGCCCTAAAAGGTGACAAACAATCTCAGGCCCTTATTGGTATTATTATAACCAGAATTGACAATCAGGTAGTAGCAAATATTTCCGAAGTTCAAAAGATTATGAATTCCAAGGATCCATCTGAACCCATAAGCGTGACATTTATGAATCGCGAAGGGCAGGAACAAACATATATCTGGCGTTAA
- the dapF gene encoding diaminopimelate epimerase, translating into MNVEFYKFHGTGNDFIMVDNRDTIFPKNDTNLINRLCHRRFGIGADGLILLENAGDEENDFKMVYFNSDGNQSSMCGNGGRCIVAFAKYLGIIANSAGFTAIDGKHSAVINGQEVSLKMQDVDASDLNEAALFLDTGSPHHIEFTDEVGDIDIKRQGAKIRYSSKYEENGGTNVNYVQQDGDHNFLVRTYERGVEDETYSCGTGVTAVALAVHALGRTNSRDITLKTRGGNLQVSFDEKEEQYFNIWLTGPAEYVFKGEFEC; encoded by the coding sequence ATGAATGTAGAATTCTATAAATTTCACGGCACCGGAAATGATTTCATTATGGTTGACAATCGTGACACTATTTTCCCCAAAAATGATACCAATCTAATCAATAGATTATGTCACCGAAGATTTGGCATAGGGGCCGATGGTTTGATCTTATTGGAAAATGCCGGGGATGAGGAAAATGATTTCAAAATGGTGTATTTTAATTCAGATGGAAACCAAAGCTCTATGTGTGGTAATGGAGGGAGATGCATTGTTGCTTTTGCTAAATATTTAGGGATTATAGCTAATAGTGCCGGTTTTACAGCTATAGATGGGAAACATTCGGCCGTGATCAACGGGCAGGAGGTAAGTTTAAAAATGCAGGATGTAGATGCATCAGATCTTAATGAAGCCGCTCTTTTTCTGGATACTGGTTCTCCGCATCATATCGAGTTTACAGATGAAGTAGGAGATATAGATATAAAAAGGCAGGGAGCAAAGATCAGGTATTCCTCAAAATATGAAGAAAACGGTGGCACCAATGTGAACTATGTTCAACAGGATGGAGATCATAATTTTTTAGTACGAACCTATGAAAGAGGGGTGGAAGATGAAACCTATTCCTGCGGCACCGGTGTAACTGCAGTTGCGCTGGCCGTACACGCCCTGGGCCGCACTAATTCTAGAGATATCACCCTGAAAACCAGGGGAGGTAATCTACAGGTTTCATTTGATGAAAAAGAAGAACAGTATTTCAATATTTGGCTTACCGGCCCTGCAGAATATGTATTTAAGGGAGAATTTGAATGCTAA
- a CDS encoding GNAT family N-acetyltransferase, whose amino-acid sequence MLTLKGDKIYLRALEPGDLDFILEVENTEEFWEVSATRVPYSRYLIKKYIQNSHRDIYEVKQLRLMICDMEDTRIGMIDVFDLEPRDRRAALGILIVNREHRKKGYGAEVLSLITNYCFTHLGLHQVYANVTADNVASIKLFEKNNFEKVGIKKDWVLIKGKFKDEILYQLINVH is encoded by the coding sequence ATGCTAACATTAAAAGGAGATAAGATATATTTAAGGGCATTGGAACCCGGGGATCTCGATTTTATTCTTGAGGTGGAAAACACCGAAGAATTTTGGGAGGTAAGTGCTACGCGCGTGCCATATTCCCGGTATTTAATTAAGAAATATATTCAAAATTCCCATCGGGATATCTATGAGGTCAAGCAATTGCGACTTATGATATGTGATATGGAGGACACCAGGATTGGAATGATAGATGTTTTTGATCTTGAACCCAGAGATCGCCGCGCAGCCCTGGGAATTCTTATTGTAAACCGCGAACACCGCAAAAAAGGCTATGGGGCAGAGGTGCTTTCACTTATCACAAATTATTGTTTTACCCATCTTGGCCTTCACCAGGTTTATGCCAATGTAACGGCAGATAATGTTGCGAGTATAAAATTATTTGAAAAAAATAATTTTGAAAAAGTTGGTATCAAAAAAGATTGGGTGCTAATAAAAGGAAAATTTAAAGACGAGATATTATATCAGCTTATCAATGTACATTAA
- the mltG gene encoding endolytic transglycosylase MltG, translating into MYIKKILILIAVLGLAALGYFSYKIYNNIFNANTVFDSENVTIYIPTGATYSQVRDSLRPYLKDLASFDDVAQKKGYVSKVKPGKYVIEKNANNHRITDILRIGNKPVQVVFNNQERLENLAGRIATQIEADSVSLLNTMRDPEFLSQNEFKVENALAMYIPNQYEFFWNTSAEEFRTRMKKEYTRFWTAERLQKAEEIGLTPNEVAVVASIVQKETAKVDERPKVAGVYMNRLKNGWKLDADPTVIYALKLKNKDFDTIIKRVFYKDLTLDSPYNTYLYKELPPGPIAMPDISSIDAVLNYERHKYFYFVADVENFGYHKFAENLDQHNRNKQAYVRWINAQGVKR; encoded by the coding sequence ATGTACATTAAAAAAATTCTCATACTCATTGCGGTACTAGGACTAGCCGCACTGGGTTACTTCAGCTATAAGATCTACAACAATATCTTCAATGCAAACACCGTCTTCGACAGTGAAAATGTAACAATTTATATACCAACCGGCGCAACGTATTCACAGGTACGCGATAGCCTTAGGCCCTATTTAAAGGACCTTGCATCATTTGACGATGTGGCCCAAAAAAAGGGTTATGTAAGTAAAGTGAAGCCCGGAAAATATGTTATAGAAAAAAATGCCAATAATCATCGTATAACCGATATTCTGAGAATTGGGAATAAACCGGTACAGGTAGTGTTCAACAATCAGGAAAGGCTTGAAAATCTGGCCGGCAGGATCGCCACTCAAATTGAGGCAGACAGTGTCTCACTCCTGAATACTATGAGGGATCCGGAATTTTTAAGCCAAAATGAATTTAAGGTTGAGAATGCCCTTGCAATGTATATTCCCAATCAATATGAATTTTTCTGGAATACTTCTGCGGAAGAATTTAGGACCCGTATGAAGAAGGAATACACCAGATTCTGGACTGCCGAAAGATTACAAAAAGCTGAAGAAATAGGATTAACCCCCAACGAAGTAGCGGTGGTGGCCTCTATAGTGCAAAAGGAAACTGCAAAAGTAGATGAACGCCCCAAGGTTGCCGGGGTGTATATGAACAGGTTAAAAAATGGATGGAAACTGGATGCAGATCCTACGGTAATTTATGCTTTAAAGCTTAAGAATAAAGATTTTGATACTATAATTAAGCGGGTGTTTTATAAAGATCTAACCCTGGATTCTCCATATAATACATATTTGTATAAGGAACTACCCCCGGGCCCCATTGCAATGCCGGATATTTCATCTATTGATGCGGTACTTAATTATGAACGGCACAAGTATTTTTATTTTGTAGCCGACGTTGAAAATTTCGGGTACCATAAATTTGCTGAAAATCTTGACCAGCACAACCGTAATAAGCAGGCATATGTACGCTGGATAAACGCGCAGGGGGTTAAACGGTAA
- a CDS encoding peptidoglycan-binding protein LysM produces MRKKVVKFSILPLIAGSVFFSFSTKEAANLDIFSTSKVENLEYTVISSEDYVPVEEESPRIIPVLGKSYTGFKEALAFKESRGNYKVINEFGYMGKYQFGKGTLNLIGIKDTRLFLNSPELQEAAFYANASRNKWILIRDIKRFEGKVINGIEITESGILAAAHLAGPGSVKKYLRSWGANAFSDAFGTTIGFYLKKFGGYDTSFIEPDKNARAVAFQN; encoded by the coding sequence ATGAGAAAGAAAGTTGTCAAATTTTCAATCCTACCCCTTATTGCAGGTTCAGTTTTTTTTAGTTTTTCAACAAAAGAGGCTGCGAATTTAGATATATTTTCCACTTCCAAAGTAGAGAATCTAGAGTATACCGTAATTTCATCTGAAGATTATGTGCCTGTAGAAGAAGAATCCCCAAGAATAATTCCAGTCCTTGGAAAATCCTATACCGGTTTTAAAGAAGCCCTTGCATTTAAAGAATCCCGCGGTAATTACAAAGTTATAAATGAGTTTGGTTACATGGGCAAATACCAGTTTGGTAAAGGTACACTTAACCTTATTGGTATAAAGGATACCCGCTTATTCTTAAATTCACCCGAGTTACAGGAGGCGGCATTTTATGCCAATGCATCCCGTAACAAATGGATCCTAATTCGTGATATTAAAAGGTTTGAAGGGAAAGTAATAAATGGAATTGAGATAACTGAATCCGGAATCCTTGCAGCTGCACACCTTGCAGGGCCGGGGAGTGTAAAGAAATATCTTAGAAGTTGGGGGGCGAATGCTTTTAGTGATGCCTTTGGAACCACTATTGGATTTTATTTAAAGAAGTTTGGAGGTTATGACACTTCCTTTATTGAGCCCGATAAAAATGCGCGGGCAGTAGCTTTTCAAAATTAG
- a CDS encoding SAM-dependent methyltransferase, whose protein sequence is MQQSPFKFSGKLYLIPTTLGDSNPIDVLPYSIKKIIEKVDHYIVENEKTARRSIKMVVPGKKQPLLQLSSLNKFTEARSIPSYLEPCKEGIDVGLLSEAGCPGVADPGAEVVKLAHEMGIQVIPLVGPSSILLAMMGSGMNGQSFTFHGYLPIDKKERKHELKNLERISLERNQAQIFIETPYRNNNLLEDILQSLSPATRLCIACDLTLTSEYIITKSIKDWGKTKVDLHKRPTIFIIQKEN, encoded by the coding sequence ATGCAACAGTCTCCTTTTAAATTTTCCGGAAAGTTATATTTAATTCCTACTACCTTAGGAGACTCAAATCCAATAGATGTTCTTCCCTATTCCATTAAAAAGATAATAGAAAAAGTAGATCATTATATCGTTGAAAATGAAAAGACGGCAAGAAGGTCTATTAAAATGGTAGTTCCCGGAAAAAAACAACCTTTACTCCAACTAAGCTCATTAAATAAATTTACTGAGGCCCGTAGCATCCCCTCATATTTAGAACCCTGTAAAGAAGGAATTGATGTAGGATTACTAAGCGAAGCCGGCTGCCCCGGTGTGGCCGATCCCGGAGCTGAAGTAGTGAAACTTGCCCATGAAATGGGCATCCAGGTTATTCCACTCGTAGGCCCCTCCTCTATCCTCCTCGCTATGATGGGTAGCGGAATGAATGGGCAAAGTTTTACATTTCATGGATATTTACCTATTGATAAAAAAGAAAGGAAACACGAATTAAAAAACCTGGAGAGAATTTCACTGGAGAGGAACCAGGCCCAGATCTTTATTGAAACCCCCTACCGCAACAATAATCTGTTAGAAGACATCCTGCAATCTTTAAGCCCGGCCACGAGGCTTTGCATAGCCTGCGACCTTACCCTTACTTCTGAATATATTATTACAAAAAGTATTAAGGATTGGGGTAAAACAAAAGTAGACCTTCATAAAAGGCCTACTATATTTATAATTCAGAAAGAAAACTAA
- a CDS encoding low molecular weight protein-tyrosine-phosphatase has product MKTRVLMVCLGNICRSPLAEGILKSKVDPNKIIIESAGTGSWHVDHSPDPRSISVGKRYGLDITDQRGRQFEPADFDRFDHIYVMDTSNYDDVIAQARNDEDIQKVKLILDEIFPGEKVDIPDPYHGGAHGFENVFQMLDEACEVIASKLNKE; this is encoded by the coding sequence ATGAAAACCCGTGTGTTAATGGTGTGCCTCGGCAATATATGCCGATCTCCCCTGGCCGAAGGAATTCTAAAATCCAAAGTTGACCCTAATAAGATCATCATAGAGTCTGCCGGCACAGGATCCTGGCACGTAGACCATTCGCCAGACCCGCGATCAATTTCGGTGGGCAAACGTTATGGTTTGGATATAACAGACCAGCGCGGAAGGCAGTTTGAACCGGCAGATTTTGACCGTTTTGATCATATCTATGTTATGGATACCAGCAATTATGATGATGTGATCGCCCAGGCACGGAATGATGAGGATATTCAAAAGGTAAAATTAATTCTTGACGAGATATTCCCCGGGGAAAAAGTTGATATTCCAGACCCTTATCACGGCGGAGCCCATGGTTTTGAAAACGTTTTTCAAATGCTTGATGAAGCCTGTGAGGTTATTGCATCAAAACTTAACAAAGAGTAA
- the dnaA gene encoding chromosomal replication initiator protein DnaA: MSKTAQSVWNSCLAFIKDNITPQAYKTWFEPIQAVKLTDCALSIQVPSKFFYEWLEEHYVKLLKVSLTKELGEKAKLVYVIKMENTYGNKLPFTERIPSTQRSHMASQEVDVPVKNRNPELRNPFIIPGIRNVKIESQLNPNYNFENFLEGDSNRLARSAGLAVSNKPGGTSFNPLLIFGGVGLGKTHLAHAIGVDIKDKYPEKTVLYISAEKFTQQYIESVKKNNRNDFIHFYQIIDVLIVDDIQLLSGKAGTQDVFFHIFNHLHQNGKQVILTSDKAPVDMQDIEQRLLSRFKWGLSAELQHPDFETRVSIIKNKLYRDGVEMPEDIIEFLANNIKTNIRELEGAIISLIAHSSFNKKDITLELAKKIVDNYVKNTKREVSIDYIQKIVSDYFQMDVETLQSKTRKRHIVQARQLAMFFAKKFTKASLASIGSQIGKRDHATVLHACKTVDNLAATDKQFKKFVEDLNKKLTL; this comes from the coding sequence ATGTCAAAAACTGCGCAATCAGTTTGGAATAGCTGTCTAGCTTTTATCAAAGATAATATAACCCCTCAAGCCTACAAAACATGGTTCGAGCCGATACAGGCAGTAAAGCTTACAGATTGTGCTTTAAGTATTCAGGTACCCTCCAAATTTTTCTATGAGTGGCTTGAAGAGCATTATGTAAAATTATTAAAGGTTTCTCTTACAAAAGAGTTGGGGGAAAAAGCAAAACTGGTGTACGTTATTAAAATGGAAAACACCTACGGCAACAAACTCCCCTTTACAGAAAGAATTCCCAGTACACAACGCAGCCATATGGCATCTCAGGAAGTAGATGTCCCGGTAAAGAACCGTAATCCGGAATTACGCAACCCCTTTATAATACCCGGTATTAGAAATGTGAAAATAGAATCACAATTGAACCCGAATTATAATTTTGAGAATTTCCTGGAGGGAGATTCCAACAGGTTGGCAAGATCTGCAGGGCTCGCCGTGTCCAATAAACCGGGAGGAACATCCTTTAATCCGCTTCTTATCTTTGGAGGGGTAGGTTTGGGAAAAACTCACCTTGCTCACGCCATTGGAGTGGACATTAAGGATAAATACCCTGAGAAAACGGTTTTATATATTTCTGCTGAAAAATTTACCCAGCAGTATATTGAATCTGTAAAAAAGAATAACAGGAATGATTTTATTCATTTCTACCAAATCATAGATGTTCTTATTGTAGATGATATCCAGTTACTTTCCGGTAAGGCAGGTACGCAGGATGTATTCTTCCATATTTTCAATCACCTTCATCAAAACGGAAAGCAGGTTATTTTAACCAGTGACAAGGCCCCGGTCGATATGCAGGATATTGAACAACGCCTGTTATCAAGATTTAAATGGGGACTATCAGCCGAGTTGCAACACCCGGATTTTGAAACCCGGGTTTCCATCATAAAAAATAAATTATATCGTGATGGGGTTGAAATGCCTGAGGATATCATCGAGTTCCTTGCAAACAATATCAAAACCAATATCCGGGAACTGGAAGGCGCTATAATTTCCTTAATAGCCCATTCCTCTTTTAATAAAAAGGATATTACTTTGGAACTGGCAAAAAAGATTGTTGACAATTACGTTAAGAACACCAAGCGTGAGGTTTCAATAGATTATATCCAGAAGATCGTTAGTGATTATTTCCAGATGGATGTGGAAACTTTACAATCTAAAACCAGGAAACGTCACATTGTACAGGCAAGACAACTTGCCATGTTCTTTGCTAAGAAATTTACCAAGGCATCCCTTGCAAGTATAGGAAGCCAGATTGGAAAACGCGACCATGCCACCGTACTTCACGCCTGTAAAACAGTAGACAATCTTGCTGCGACAGATAAACAATTCAAGAAATTTGTTGAAGACCTGAATAAAAAGCTTACTCTTTAA
- a CDS encoding acyl-CoA thioesterase: MKTHHTYVKVRYAETDQMGVVHHGNYAQYLEMARIDWLGQFGVSYKQMEIEGIMLPVFSMEFKFIKSATFDDILKIETRLKKIPQVKIEFEYSIYNQENELLTTASTVLVFMDSVSRKPIKCPDFILEKLEA, from the coding sequence ATGAAAACTCATCACACCTATGTTAAAGTGCGTTATGCTGAAACCGACCAAATGGGGGTAGTACACCATGGAAATTACGCCCAATATCTCGAGATGGCGCGTATTGACTGGCTTGGCCAATTTGGGGTTTCATATAAACAAATGGAAATTGAAGGAATTATGCTCCCCGTATTTTCTATGGAGTTTAAATTCATCAAATCTGCCACCTTTGATGATATTCTTAAAATTGAGACCCGTTTAAAGAAAATTCCGCAGGTAAAAATCGAATTTGAGTACTCAATTTACAACCAGGAAAATGAGTTACTAACCACCGCTTCTACGGTGTTGGTTTTTATGGATTCCGTATCCAGAAAACCTATAAAATGTCCGGATTTTATTCTTGAAAAACTTGAGGCTTAA
- a CDS encoding IMPACT family protein: protein MKDTYRTISKPSEEVLFKEKNSKFFGFAFPVTSEEEAKSCIEELKKKHHQARHWCYAWQMGKEEGEVHFRANDDGEPSNSAGMPLYGQIQSFDVTDILVVVVRYFGGVKLGVGGLIQAYKTAAQMALENSPIVERTVNKKFRIKFDYPEMNIVMRIIKENNLEIIKQELALDCAIFISVRKKDAEEIFEKFDSVYKVEITRTEV from the coding sequence TTGAAAGATACCTACAGAACTATATCTAAACCCTCTGAAGAAGTTTTATTCAAGGAAAAGAATTCCAAATTTTTTGGATTTGCCTTTCCTGTAACCAGCGAGGAGGAAGCAAAGTCCTGTATAGAGGAATTAAAGAAGAAACATCACCAGGCCAGGCACTGGTGTTATGCCTGGCAAATGGGCAAGGAGGAAGGTGAGGTACATTTTCGTGCAAATGATGACGGGGAGCCGTCAAACTCGGCAGGGATGCCTCTCTATGGCCAAATTCAATCTTTTGATGTGACAGATATTCTGGTAGTTGTGGTTCGATATTTTGGGGGAGTAAAACTGGGAGTGGGCGGCTTGATCCAGGCTTATAAGACTGCAGCCCAAATGGCATTAGAGAACAGCCCTATTGTAGAAAGAACTGTAAATAAAAAATTCCGGATAAAATTTGATTATCCGGAGATGAATATTGTAATGCGTATTATCAAGGAAAACAATCTTGAAATCATTAAACAGGAACTGGCGTTGGATTGTGCTATTTTTATCAGCGTACGAAAAAAAGATGCCGAAGAAATATTTGAAAAATTTGATTCGGTCTATAAAGTTGAGATCACCAGGACCGAAGTTTAA
- a CDS encoding EamA family transporter, whose amino-acid sequence MIYLLLSILSSSVIFVIFKLFQKYRVDTLQAIIINYFFACMVGFFGYIKNTDVTIIPEKLWFPGTLVLGALFISVFNLAAITTQKSGLSVVSVATKMSVAIPVFFGIILYNESTGILKITGILLALVAVYLTSIKTTTGIKIKKENLIFPLLVFLGSGIIDTTIKYLETTYVAEDEVALFSTSIFAIAGMIGIVILTGQALMGKLRITGKNILGGIILGVPNYFSIYFLVMALRTEGFESSTVFTINNVAIVLFSTLLGILLFKEHLIKKNWIGILLAIVSILLVATS is encoded by the coding sequence TTGATCTATCTACTGCTAAGCATTTTATCATCCAGCGTAATTTTTGTCATATTTAAGCTGTTTCAAAAATATAGGGTAGACACCCTGCAAGCCATTATCATAAACTACTTTTTTGCCTGCATGGTGGGTTTTTTTGGATATATAAAAAACACAGATGTCACTATTATCCCTGAAAAATTGTGGTTTCCCGGCACACTGGTATTAGGGGCCCTTTTCATATCTGTCTTTAACCTCGCGGCAATTACAACGCAAAAAAGCGGACTGTCAGTGGTCTCTGTCGCAACCAAAATGAGTGTTGCAATCCCTGTTTTTTTCGGAATTATCCTTTACAATGAAAGCACGGGGATTCTTAAAATTACAGGGATACTTTTGGCACTGGTAGCTGTATATCTCACGTCTATTAAGACTACTACCGGAATTAAGATCAAGAAGGAGAATCTCATTTTTCCCCTTCTGGTATTTTTAGGCAGTGGGATTATTGATACCACTATCAAATACCTGGAAACAACTTATGTGGCCGAAGATGAAGTAGCTTTATTTTCCACTTCCATCTTTGCCATTGCAGGAATGATTGGAATTGTGATCCTTACCGGGCAGGCTCTAATGGGTAAATTGAGAATTACGGGAAAGAATATTCTGGGTGGAATAATACTGGGGGTTCCAAATTATTTTTCAATTTACTTTCTTGTAATGGCTTTGAGAACGGAAGGATTTGAAAGCTCTACGGTTTTTACAATTAATAATGTAGCCATAGTACTCTTCTCAACACTTTTAGGAATTCTACTTTTCAAAGAACACCTTATTAAAAAGAACTGGATTGGGATCCTGTTGGCAATAGTAAGTATATTACTGGTAGCAACTAGCTAA
- a CDS encoding HAD family hydrolase produces the protein MIKNIIFDFGDIFVNLDKPATLREMEKHNISGFSGAILQKNLAYEKGLITSEEFLKAYGSEYNLEKDVVVNSWNAILIDFPEHRFEFIKELSASNQYRLFLLSNTNEIHIDWIKKNVPFFEDFKNCFDAFYLSHEINFRKPDAAIYKFVLDAHNLKPEECLFIDDTKENTDAATSLGLQTWHLDPASEDVTDLFTIKKELF, from the coding sequence ATGATTAAAAACATAATATTTGATTTCGGTGATATATTCGTAAACCTGGATAAACCAGCTACCCTTCGGGAGATGGAAAAGCACAATATTAGCGGATTTTCAGGAGCAATCCTTCAAAAGAATCTTGCATACGAAAAGGGTTTGATCACTTCCGAAGAATTTTTGAAGGCCTACGGCTCAGAATACAATCTGGAAAAAGATGTTGTTGTAAACTCCTGGAATGCCATTCTAATAGATTTTCCCGAACATCGGTTTGAATTCATCAAAGAACTTTCAGCATCAAATCAATACCGCCTTTTTCTACTTAGCAACACCAACGAAATCCATATTGACTGGATAAAAAAAAATGTTCCCTTTTTTGAAGATTTTAAAAATTGCTTTGATGCCTTCTACCTATCCCATGAGATCAATTTTAGAAAACCAGATGCCGCTATTTATAAATTTGTGCTGGATGCGCACAATTTAAAACCGGAGGAGTGTCTTTTTATTGATGATACTAAAGAAAATACAGATGCAGCCACATCTCTGGGGTTGCAAACCTGGCATCTGGACCCTGCTAGCGAAGACGTAACAGATCTTTTCACCATTAAAAAAGAGCTGTTTTGA